The following coding sequences lie in one Streptomyces albofaciens JCM 4342 genomic window:
- a CDS encoding SpoIIE family protein phosphatase, with product MDAPVPESAECPEDPFALRRAASAVLDERGTVTGWSGCAEDLLGHRPRDVLGRRADTFLLHDDDRAAAAEAVAAARRDGGWSGVLPVLHRDGHRVELGFRARPVVRGDDAYEWFLVAAPAAEVAQWEIDRSVLEGLFRNSPIGLSVHAPDLSILRINRAIASISRRPAPAHRGLRMADFLVGPDVATIEERLRRVLETGRPLIFTEQSCRLRTDPGRERVVSVSAFRMRDSSSGDVLGVTQMVEDVTDRHRAQHRLAVLNRASARIGTTLDVAQTARELAEVAVPDLADAVSVDLLEPVTRGQDPTRGTYVPVHRTAVRSVVAEGLDVMYPVGEVFRFAPGTPQAQCLAEQQPILESDLGRSTGWYIQDPERSEQALRLGAHSLIVVPLAARGLVLGLVSLWRAERSEPFERDDLVLAQEFVSRAAICIDNARRYTQEHHGALTLQRSLLPRALPEQLAVEVAHRYLPADPAAGVGGDWFDVIPVSSARVALVVGDVVGHGLHAAATMGRLRTAVHTLAALDLAPDEVLSHLDDLVNRLAEEQESAAGGPESPQVIGATCLYAVYDPVSRRCTMARAGHVPPAVVGPDGRMTLPDLPAGPPLGLGGLPFESAELELAEGSLLALYTDGLLEVHRRDLDEGLALLRGALEQPACRLEDSCKAAVEALLPVHPQDDVALLLARTRALPPESVATWELPAEPTAAAEARELTSATLTEWGQEELAFTAELVVSELVTNAYRYGGTPITLRLIRDRSLICEVSDPSSTAPHLRRALSTDEGGRGLLLVAQLTDRWGARHTREGKTVWTELPLGVGVEEG from the coding sequence ATGGACGCACCGGTGCCGGAGTCCGCCGAGTGCCCGGAGGACCCGTTCGCGCTGCGCCGGGCGGCTTCGGCGGTGCTCGACGAGCGGGGCACGGTGACGGGCTGGAGCGGCTGCGCCGAGGACCTGCTCGGCCACCGGCCGCGGGACGTGCTGGGGCGGCGCGCGGACACCTTCCTGCTGCACGACGACGACCGGGCGGCCGCCGCGGAGGCCGTCGCCGCGGCCCGGCGCGACGGGGGCTGGTCCGGCGTCCTGCCGGTACTGCACCGCGACGGACACCGCGTCGAGCTGGGCTTCCGGGCCCGGCCCGTCGTCCGGGGCGACGACGCGTACGAGTGGTTCCTCGTCGCCGCGCCCGCGGCCGAGGTCGCCCAGTGGGAGATCGACCGGTCCGTACTGGAGGGCCTGTTCCGGAACTCTCCCATCGGGCTGTCCGTCCACGCCCCCGACCTGAGCATCCTCCGGATCAACCGGGCCATCGCGAGCATCAGCCGGCGTCCGGCCCCCGCGCACCGGGGCCTGCGCATGGCGGACTTCCTCGTCGGCCCGGACGTGGCCACCATCGAGGAGCGGCTGCGCAGGGTGCTGGAGACCGGCCGGCCGCTGATCTTCACCGAGCAGTCGTGCCGGCTGCGCACCGACCCCGGCCGGGAACGGGTGGTGTCGGTATCCGCGTTCCGGATGCGGGACTCCTCCTCCGGGGACGTGCTCGGCGTCACCCAAATGGTGGAAGACGTCACCGACCGGCACCGGGCCCAGCACCGGCTCGCCGTCCTCAACCGGGCGAGCGCCCGCATCGGCACCACGCTGGACGTCGCGCAGACCGCCCGGGAACTGGCCGAGGTGGCGGTGCCGGACCTCGCCGACGCGGTCTCCGTGGACCTGCTGGAGCCGGTCACCCGCGGCCAGGATCCCACCCGGGGGACGTACGTGCCCGTCCACCGTACGGCCGTACGGTCCGTCGTGGCGGAGGGCCTGGACGTCATGTACCCCGTCGGCGAGGTGTTCCGCTTCGCCCCGGGGACACCGCAGGCGCAGTGCCTCGCCGAGCAGCAGCCGATCCTCGAATCCGACCTGGGGCGCAGCACCGGCTGGTACATCCAGGACCCGGAGCGCTCGGAACAGGCCCTGCGCCTGGGCGCCCACTCGCTGATCGTCGTGCCGCTGGCCGCCCGCGGCCTCGTACTCGGGCTGGTGAGCCTGTGGCGGGCGGAGCGCTCCGAACCGTTCGAACGGGACGACCTCGTCCTGGCCCAGGAGTTCGTCTCCCGCGCCGCCATCTGCATCGACAACGCCCGCCGCTACACCCAGGAGCACCACGGCGCGCTGACCCTCCAGCGCAGCCTGCTGCCGCGCGCACTGCCCGAACAGCTCGCCGTCGAGGTCGCCCACCGCTACCTGCCCGCCGACCCCGCCGCGGGCGTCGGGGGCGACTGGTTCGACGTCATCCCCGTCTCCAGCGCCCGCGTCGCCCTCGTCGTCGGCGACGTCGTCGGCCACGGGCTGCACGCCGCGGCCACCATGGGGCGGCTGCGCACGGCGGTGCACACGCTCGCCGCCCTCGACCTCGCGCCCGACGAAGTGCTCTCCCACCTGGACGACCTCGTCAACCGCCTGGCCGAGGAGCAGGAATCGGCCGCCGGCGGCCCGGAGAGCCCGCAGGTCATCGGCGCCACCTGCCTGTACGCGGTGTACGACCCGGTCTCCCGCCGCTGCACCATGGCCCGCGCGGGCCACGTACCGCCCGCCGTGGTCGGCCCCGACGGCCGGATGACCCTCCCCGACCTGCCGGCCGGGCCGCCGCTCGGACTGGGCGGCCTCCCGTTCGAGTCCGCCGAACTCGAACTCGCCGAGGGCAGCCTGCTCGCGCTCTACACGGACGGGCTGCTGGAGGTCCACAGGCGGGACCTCGACGAGGGTCTGGCGCTGCTGCGCGGAGCACTGGAACAGCCCGCCTGCCGCCTGGAGGACAGCTGCAAGGCGGCGGTGGAGGCGCTGCTGCCGGTGCACCCGCAGGACGATGTCGCGCTGCTCCTCGCCCGTACGCGTGCGCTGCCGCCGGAGAGCGTCGCCACCTGGGAACTCCCCGCGGAACCGACCGCCGCGGCCGAGGCCCGCGAACTGACGTCCGCCACGCTGACCGAATGGGGCCAGGAGGAACTGGCGTTCACCGCCGAACTGGTGGTGAGCGAACTGGTCACCAACGCCTACCGGTACGGCGGCACGCCGATCACCCTGCGACTCATCCGCGACCGCTCCCTGATCTGCGAGGTCTCCGACCCCAGCAGCACCGCCCCCCACCTCAGACGCGCCCTCAGCACCGACGAGGGCGGCCGCGGCCTCCTCCTGGTCGCCCAACTCACCGACCGCTGGGGCGCCCGCCACACCCGCGAGGGCAAGACGGTGTGGACGGAACTGCCGTTGGGGGTGGGGGTGGAGGAGGGCTGA
- a CDS encoding winged helix-turn-helix domain-containing protein: MTARRSEAGPPGSHPRHALAPLLNSPVRLSVAAALAPVEKAEFALVRDLVEVTDSVLSKQVAALESAGWVAVAKGRAGRRPRTWLSLTAEGRVVYERHLAALRAIAEGAGGRWAGPGRGTADEGTGG; encoded by the coding sequence GTGACGGCGCGGCGGAGCGAGGCCGGTCCGCCGGGCAGCCATCCCCGGCACGCGCTCGCCCCGCTGCTCAACTCGCCCGTGCGCCTGTCCGTGGCGGCGGCCCTCGCGCCGGTGGAGAAGGCCGAGTTCGCCCTGGTCCGGGACCTGGTCGAGGTGACCGACTCGGTGCTCTCCAAGCAGGTGGCGGCACTGGAGTCGGCGGGCTGGGTGGCCGTCGCCAAAGGCCGCGCCGGGCGCCGCCCCCGCACCTGGCTCTCGCTGACGGCCGAGGGGCGTGTGGTGTACGAGCGGCATCTGGCGGCGCTGAGGGCGATCGCGGAGGGGGCCGGAGGGCGATGGGCGGGGCCGGGCCGGGGGACCGCCGACGAAGGGACGGGCGGGTAG
- a CDS encoding DinB family protein — protein MNADERTTLESWLDFYRTTLALKCDGLTEPQLREASAPPSSLTLLGLVRHLAAVERFWFRRALAQEDVPTLFSSDPDASSANSGFDLDDSATYEDARRIWQAEIEHARKNCASRTLEDTGTYRGEPVTLRWIYTHMTAEYARHCGQADLIRERIDGSTGI, from the coding sequence ATGAACGCCGACGAGCGGACCACGCTGGAGAGTTGGCTCGACTTCTACCGCACCACTCTCGCCCTGAAGTGCGACGGCCTGACCGAGCCGCAGCTCCGCGAGGCGTCCGCGCCGCCTTCGTCGCTGACCCTGCTCGGCCTGGTCCGGCATCTGGCGGCGGTCGAGCGGTTCTGGTTCCGCAGGGCCCTGGCCCAGGAGGACGTACCGACGCTCTTCAGCTCCGACCCGGACGCCAGCTCCGCCAACAGCGGTTTCGACCTCGACGACTCGGCCACCTACGAGGACGCCCGGCGCATATGGCAGGCCGAGATCGAGCACGCCCGGAAGAACTGCGCTTCCCGCACGCTGGAGGACACCGGCACGTACCGGGGCGAGCCGGTCACCCTGCGCTGGATCTACACCCACATGACCGCCGAATACGCCCGCCACTGCGGCCAGGCCGACCTCATACGGGAGCGCATCGACGGCAGCACGGGCATCTGA
- the asnB gene encoding asparagine synthase (glutamine-hydrolyzing) produces the protein MCGITGWISFDRDLRSEQETVDAMTETMSCRGPDDRGTWVQGPAALGHRRLAIIDLPGGRQPMTVHREDGSPVVIVYSGEAYNFGELREELTGRGHRFTTDSDTEVVLRGYLEWGEAVAERLNGMYAFAVWDERQQRLVMIRDRMGIKPFYYYETPDGVLFGSEPKAILANPLAGRTVGLDGVRELFAFVKTPGHAVWDGMYEVEPGTVVTVDRGGLRRHVYWSLETRAHEDDRDTSVAHVRSLLDDIVRRQLVSDVPRCTLLSGGLDSSAMTALAARQLGEVGETVRSFAVDFVGQTEHFVADALRATPDTPYVHDVARLSGTDHQDIVLDSDSLADPEVRAKVIRARDIPMGFGDMDASLYLLFKAIRQHSTVALSGESADEVFGGYKQFFDEEARRAETFPWLVHFAEHFGDDGSVLTPALAEALDLRSYVQDGYRTAIKDVRRLDGESDFEFRMRKICYLHLTRFVRILLDRKDRASMAVGLEVRVPFCDHRLVEYVYNTPWALKSFDGREKSLLREATADVLPKSVYDRVKSPYPSTQDPKYAVALQHHAKDLLADSSHPVFDIVDRAWLKRAVEHDAPQITQASRKGLEKTLDLALWLDMYRPSLTLS, from the coding sequence ATGTGTGGTATCACCGGCTGGATTTCCTTCGATCGTGACCTGCGCTCCGAGCAGGAGACCGTGGACGCGATGACCGAGACGATGTCCTGCCGTGGCCCCGACGACCGCGGTACGTGGGTGCAGGGGCCCGCCGCCCTCGGCCACCGCCGCCTCGCGATCATCGACCTCCCGGGCGGCCGTCAGCCGATGACCGTGCACCGGGAGGACGGCAGCCCGGTCGTCATCGTCTACTCCGGCGAGGCGTACAACTTCGGCGAGCTGCGCGAGGAACTGACCGGCCGCGGCCACCGGTTCACCACCGACTCCGACACCGAGGTGGTCCTGCGCGGCTACCTGGAGTGGGGCGAGGCGGTCGCCGAACGGCTCAACGGCATGTACGCGTTCGCCGTCTGGGACGAGCGGCAGCAGCGGCTCGTCATGATCCGCGACCGGATGGGCATCAAGCCGTTCTACTACTACGAGACGCCCGACGGCGTGCTGTTCGGCTCCGAGCCCAAGGCGATCCTCGCCAACCCGCTCGCCGGGCGCACCGTCGGCCTCGACGGTGTCCGCGAGCTCTTCGCCTTCGTCAAGACGCCCGGCCACGCCGTGTGGGACGGGATGTACGAGGTCGAGCCCGGCACCGTGGTCACCGTCGACCGCGGCGGGCTGCGCCGGCACGTGTACTGGTCGCTGGAGACCCGTGCCCACGAGGACGACCGGGACACCTCCGTGGCCCACGTACGGTCGCTGCTCGACGACATCGTCCGCCGCCAGCTCGTCTCCGACGTTCCTCGCTGCACCCTGCTCTCCGGCGGACTCGACTCGTCGGCCATGACCGCGCTGGCGGCCCGTCAGCTCGGCGAGGTGGGGGAGACCGTCCGCAGCTTCGCCGTCGACTTCGTCGGCCAGACCGAGCACTTCGTGGCCGACGCGCTGCGTGCCACCCCGGACACGCCGTACGTCCACGACGTGGCCCGCCTCTCCGGCACCGACCACCAGGACATCGTCCTGGACTCGGACTCGCTGGCCGACCCCGAGGTGCGCGCGAAGGTCATCCGGGCGCGGGACATACCGATGGGCTTCGGCGACATGGACGCCTCCCTGTACCTCCTCTTCAAGGCGATCCGGCAGCATTCCACCGTCGCCCTGTCCGGGGAGTCGGCCGACGAGGTCTTCGGCGGCTACAAGCAGTTCTTCGACGAGGAGGCCCGCCGCGCCGAAACGTTCCCCTGGCTGGTCCACTTCGCCGAGCACTTCGGCGACGACGGCAGCGTCCTCACCCCCGCGCTGGCCGAAGCCCTCGACCTGCGCTCCTACGTCCAGGACGGCTACCGGACCGCGATCAAGGACGTACGGCGGCTGGACGGGGAGAGCGACTTCGAGTTCCGGATGCGCAAGATCTGCTACCTGCACCTGACCCGGTTCGTCCGCATCCTGCTCGACCGCAAGGACCGCGCGAGCATGGCCGTCGGCCTGGAGGTACGGGTGCCGTTCTGCGACCACCGGCTGGTCGAGTACGTCTACAACACGCCGTGGGCGCTGAAGTCGTTCGACGGGCGCGAGAAGAGCCTGCTGCGCGAGGCCACCGCCGATGTGCTGCCGAAGTCGGTGTACGACCGGGTCAAGAGCCCGTACCCGTCCACGCAGGACCCCAAGTACGCGGTCGCGCTCCAGCACCACGCCAAGGACCTGCTCGCCGACTCCTCGCACCCGGTCTTCGACATCGTCGACCGGGCCTGGCTCAAGCGGGCGGTCGAGCACGACGCGCCGCAGATCACCCAGGCCTCCCGCAAGGGCCTCGAAAAGACGCTGGACCTGGCCCTGTGGTTGGACATGTACCGGCCCAGCCTTACCCTTTCCTGA
- a CDS encoding MarR family winged helix-turn-helix transcriptional regulator: MTIGDDAALQLVISLHRLTRSLRRAAAAGGIQPTQLAVLALLTQQGPSRIGEIAAWVPCSQPTATAAVLGLESAGLIRREPDPTDGRASRVLATERGAAALADIARGEAEVLAKRLASLRPDEIRRIAEAGPLLRRLAEAAE; the protein is encoded by the coding sequence ATGACAATCGGTGACGATGCGGCACTGCAACTGGTGATTTCCCTCCACCGGCTGACCCGGAGTCTGCGCAGAGCCGCGGCGGCCGGCGGCATCCAGCCGACCCAGCTCGCCGTGCTGGCCCTGCTGACCCAGCAGGGCCCTTCCCGGATCGGCGAGATCGCGGCCTGGGTCCCCTGCTCCCAGCCGACCGCGACCGCGGCCGTACTGGGCCTGGAGTCGGCCGGCCTGATCCGCCGCGAACCCGATCCCACCGACGGACGGGCCAGCCGCGTCCTGGCCACCGAACGCGGCGCGGCCGCGCTCGCCGACATCGCGCGCGGCGAGGCCGAGGTGCTGGCCAAGCGCCTCGCCTCGCTGCGTCCCGACGAGATCCGCCGCATCGCCGAGGCGGGACCGCTGCTGCGGCGGCTGGCGGAGGCGGCGGAGTGA
- a CDS encoding acyl-CoA dehydrogenase family protein, whose translation MHLEYTPEQQRLRAELREYFATLVPDGAYARLHGPDGSGGPPDGDAPTVQKRFYRATIRRLGADGWLGVGWPEEYGGRGMSPMEQFIFFDEAAQAGVPLPLMALNTVGPTLMRYGTDEQKAYFLPKILSGEIDFAIGYSEPDAGTDLASLRTRAVRDGDAYLVNGQKIWTTNGDTADWVWLAVRTAPVEDGVPPHKGISLLLVPTSAPGYSCTRINTLASHDTTASYYEDVRVPVTRRVGEENQGWRIITNQLNHERVTLAAHGTMAIRALHDVRRWAAETKLADGRRVIDLGWVRGRLARTHTRLDAMKLLNWQMVDALQHGTLTPQDASAVKVYGSEARRDAYAWLMEVLSAAGPLKDGSAGAVLHGDLERGYRSAVIFTFGGGNNEIQREIIAWIGLGMPRVRR comes from the coding sequence GTGCACCTCGAATACACCCCGGAACAGCAGCGGCTGCGGGCCGAACTGCGGGAGTACTTCGCCACGTTGGTCCCCGACGGCGCGTACGCGCGCCTCCACGGACCGGACGGCTCGGGCGGTCCGCCGGACGGGGACGCCCCGACCGTCCAGAAGCGCTTCTACCGCGCCACCATCCGCCGGCTCGGCGCGGACGGCTGGCTGGGGGTCGGGTGGCCCGAGGAGTACGGCGGGCGGGGGATGTCCCCGATGGAGCAGTTCATCTTCTTCGACGAGGCCGCGCAGGCGGGCGTCCCGCTGCCGCTGATGGCGCTGAACACCGTCGGGCCGACGCTCATGCGGTACGGCACCGACGAGCAGAAGGCGTACTTCCTGCCGAAAATCCTCTCCGGGGAGATCGACTTCGCGATCGGGTACAGCGAACCCGACGCCGGCACGGACCTCGCGTCGCTGCGCACCCGGGCCGTACGCGACGGCGACGCCTACCTCGTCAACGGCCAGAAGATCTGGACCACCAACGGCGACACCGCCGACTGGGTCTGGCTCGCGGTGCGGACCGCGCCCGTCGAGGACGGTGTGCCGCCCCACAAGGGCATCAGCCTGCTGCTCGTACCGACCTCCGCGCCCGGCTACTCCTGCACCCGTATCAACACCCTCGCCTCGCACGACACCACCGCCAGCTATTACGAGGACGTCCGTGTCCCGGTCACCCGCCGCGTCGGCGAGGAGAACCAGGGCTGGCGGATCATCACCAACCAGCTCAACCACGAACGGGTCACCCTCGCCGCCCACGGCACCATGGCGATCCGCGCCCTGCACGACGTCCGCCGCTGGGCCGCGGAGACGAAGCTGGCCGACGGGCGGCGCGTCATCGACCTCGGCTGGGTCCGCGGCCGGCTCGCCCGTACGCACACCCGGCTGGACGCCATGAAGCTGCTGAACTGGCAGATGGTGGACGCCCTCCAGCACGGCACCCTCACCCCGCAGGACGCCTCCGCCGTCAAGGTCTACGGCTCCGAGGCCCGCCGTGACGCCTACGCCTGGCTGATGGAGGTCCTCTCCGCCGCCGGGCCCCTGAAGGACGGCTCGGCGGGCGCGGTCCTCCACGGCGACCTCGAACGCGGCTACCGCTCCGCGGTCATCTTCACCTTCGGCGGCGGCAACAACGAGATCCAGCGCGAGATCATCGCGTGGATCGGGCTGGGGATGCCGCGGGTGCGGAGGTAG
- a CDS encoding serine/threonine-protein kinase — protein sequence MAESRLVQGRYRLLDLIGRGGMGEVWRARDESLGRQVAVKCLKPLGPRHDPSFMRVLRERFRREARVAAALQHRGITVVHDFGEDGGILFLVMELLDGRNLSQLLEDNRHGPLPVPDFADIAEQVAAALAYTHEQSVVHRDLKPANIVRVADGTVKICDFGIARLGHDIGFTARLTGTGIAMGTPHYMSPEQIGAGTVDHRSDLYSLGCVLYELATGVPPFDLDDAWAVLVGHRDTAPEPPRVRRPDLPEAYERLVLDLLEKDPEDRPRDAAELVKRLVSARRSPEPLAAGEGGPAGRTPTRAVRPLPSWTRGMTVGTPAAPRARKESPADRTSGLTGAWTSGLPPLSRETPAPYVSERPVPSPEHLAALAARHNAGLSLGRLGRWAEAGEVHRAVAAEREHALGPDHPDTLASRFEVAVTLARSGRPADALREYERVAAGRERSLGPDHADTLAARQETAYALGRLGRHFEAHQAYVSVLAARERTTGPDHPDTLRCRHNLAFNLSRLGRLEDAYRMAGDVASARARVLGPQHPDTLVTRYEVAYLLGQLGRWAEALRTYREVAVDRAQALGPGHPDTLAARYEVGISLGRLGRSGEALELYRDLAEARTAAQGPADPETLRARHGLGVNLGRLGRWEEALAEARSVAALREQVLGAGHPDTLVSRREIAVALGWLGRWPDALAVYRQVAAARERVLGADHPDTLASRGDEAQCLEQLGRSAEAVALYRQVAALRQRRTPGRG from the coding sequence ATGGCGGAGAGCAGGCTGGTGCAGGGGCGTTACCGGTTGCTCGACCTGATCGGGCGCGGCGGCATGGGCGAGGTGTGGCGGGCGCGCGACGAGTCCCTGGGGCGGCAGGTCGCGGTCAAGTGCCTCAAGCCGCTGGGGCCGCGGCACGATCCGTCGTTCATGCGGGTGCTGCGGGAGCGCTTCCGGCGGGAGGCGCGGGTGGCGGCGGCCCTGCAGCACCGCGGCATCACGGTCGTCCACGACTTCGGTGAGGACGGCGGGATCCTGTTCCTCGTGATGGAGCTGCTCGACGGGCGCAATCTGAGCCAGCTGCTGGAGGACAACCGGCACGGCCCGCTGCCCGTGCCGGACTTCGCGGACATCGCCGAGCAGGTCGCGGCGGCCCTCGCGTACACCCACGAGCAGTCCGTCGTGCACCGCGACCTCAAGCCCGCGAACATCGTGCGGGTCGCCGACGGGACGGTGAAGATCTGCGACTTCGGGATCGCGCGGCTGGGCCACGACATCGGGTTCACCGCCCGGCTGACCGGCACCGGCATCGCGATGGGCACACCGCACTACATGTCGCCCGAGCAGATCGGCGCCGGTACGGTCGACCACCGCAGTGATCTGTACTCGCTGGGGTGTGTGCTGTACGAACTGGCCACGGGCGTGCCGCCGTTCGACCTCGACGATGCCTGGGCGGTGCTGGTCGGACATCGCGACACCGCGCCGGAACCGCCGCGCGTCCGCCGTCCCGACCTGCCGGAGGCGTACGAGCGGCTGGTGCTGGACCTGCTGGAGAAGGATCCGGAGGACCGGCCGCGGGACGCCGCCGAGTTGGTGAAACGACTTGTCTCGGCCAGGCGGTCGCCGGAGCCGCTTGCCGCGGGGGAGGGCGGGCCCGCGGGGAGGACGCCGACGCGTGCCGTCCGTCCCCTGCCGTCCTGGACCCGGGGGATGACCGTCGGAACCCCGGCCGCTCCCCGGGCGCGGAAGGAGAGTCCCGCCGACCGGACCTCCGGGCTCACCGGAGCGTGGACCAGCGGGCTGCCGCCGCTCAGCCGTGAAACCCCGGCGCCGTACGTCTCCGAGCGGCCCGTGCCGTCACCCGAACACCTCGCCGCCCTGGCCGCCCGGCACAACGCCGGGCTCAGCCTCGGGCGGCTCGGCCGCTGGGCGGAGGCGGGGGAGGTGCACCGCGCGGTCGCCGCCGAGCGGGAGCACGCGCTCGGGCCGGACCACCCCGACACCCTCGCCAGCCGGTTCGAGGTGGCCGTCACCCTCGCCCGGTCCGGGCGGCCCGCCGACGCGCTGCGCGAGTACGAGCGGGTCGCCGCCGGGCGGGAGCGGAGCCTGGGGCCCGATCACGCGGACACCCTGGCCGCGCGCCAGGAGACGGCGTACGCGCTGGGGCGGCTCGGGCGGCACTTCGAGGCGCACCAGGCGTATGTGTCCGTGCTCGCGGCCCGGGAGCGGACGACGGGCCCCGATCACCCGGACACCCTGCGCTGCCGGCACAACCTCGCCTTCAACCTGAGCCGCCTCGGCCGGCTGGAGGACGCGTACCGGATGGCCGGGGACGTGGCGTCGGCGCGGGCCCGGGTGCTGGGGCCGCAGCACCCGGACACGCTGGTCACGCGGTACGAGGTCGCGTACCTGCTCGGGCAGTTGGGGCGGTGGGCGGAGGCTTTGCGCACGTACCGGGAAGTGGCCGTCGACCGTGCCCAGGCGCTCGGGCCGGGGCACCCCGACACCCTCGCCGCCCGGTACGAGGTCGGCATAAGCCTCGGGCGGCTCGGCCGCAGCGGCGAGGCGCTGGAGCTGTACCGGGATCTCGCCGAGGCCCGTACGGCCGCGCAGGGGCCCGCCGACCCGGAGACGCTGCGGGCCCGGCACGGCCTCGGCGTCAACCTCGGACGCCTCGGACGCTGGGAGGAAGCCTTGGCCGAGGCCCGGTCGGTGGCCGCACTCCGCGAACAGGTGCTGGGCGCCGGCCACCCCGACACGCTCGTCAGCCGCCGGGAGATCGCCGTGGCCCTGGGCTGGCTGGGCCGCTGGCCCGACGCGCTGGCCGTCTACCGGCAGGTGGCCGCGGCCCGCGAACGGGTGCTGGGCGCCGACCACCCGGACACGCTGGCCAGCCGCGGTGACGAGGCCCAGTGCCTGGAGCAGCTCGGGCGCTCCGCCGAGGCGGTGGCGCTGTACCGGCAGGTCGCGGCACTGCGGCAGCGGCGTACGCCGGGCCGGGGCTGA
- a CDS encoding glycoside hydrolase family 27 protein, whose protein sequence is MRDASAPRSPRRTLIGLSTAALCAAGALSATAAVPAAALPTAADADGARAAAVYPNLTPKPPMGWNNWSYYMCDINEKVILDNARALVKSGLAAKGYDTVTVDDCWMSKQRDARGNLVPDPARFPRGMAYVGRELHRMGLKFGIYEDVGHLTCEKYPGSFGHYQQDADLFAKWKVDYLKMDGCNLSTAPGRTKEQTYHDAYRAVSQALRRTGRDIVFSVSAPAYFQYDGDQVWHRVIRWSSQVGNLWREGRDIAVENHSGARKWSSIKYNYAYNAKLAPFQRPGRWNDPDFLLAGDSGLSTRQIQSQMSLWAVMAAPLISSTDLTKISPAALKVLGNRDVIAVDQDPKGVQGRVVQQGTGYDVLSKPLRNGDHAVALFNSGDSAQTLTTTAKTAGLPKVRAYELRDLNTGRTTRTAGKISVRVPAHATVLYRVHPRR, encoded by the coding sequence GTGCGCGATGCGTCGGCTCCGCGTTCCCCGAGACGCACCCTGATCGGTCTGAGCACCGCCGCCCTGTGCGCGGCGGGCGCCCTGTCCGCGACCGCCGCCGTCCCGGCCGCCGCCCTCCCCACGGCGGCGGACGCGGACGGCGCGCGGGCCGCGGCGGTCTACCCGAACCTCACCCCGAAACCCCCGATGGGCTGGAACAACTGGTCGTACTACATGTGCGACATCAACGAGAAGGTGATCCTCGACAACGCGCGGGCCCTGGTGAAGTCCGGTCTGGCGGCCAAGGGCTACGACACGGTCACCGTCGACGACTGCTGGATGAGCAAGCAGCGCGACGCCAGGGGCAACCTCGTACCGGACCCGGCGAGGTTCCCGCGCGGCATGGCGTACGTGGGCCGCGAACTGCACCGGATGGGCCTGAAGTTCGGAATCTACGAGGATGTCGGCCACCTGACGTGCGAGAAGTACCCCGGCAGCTTCGGCCACTACCAGCAGGACGCCGACCTCTTCGCCAAGTGGAAGGTCGACTACCTGAAGATGGACGGGTGCAACCTGTCCACCGCCCCCGGCCGGACCAAGGAGCAGACGTACCACGACGCCTACCGCGCGGTCAGCCAGGCCCTGCGCAGGACCGGCCGCGACATCGTCTTCTCGGTCTCGGCGCCCGCCTACTTCCAGTACGACGGCGACCAGGTCTGGCACCGGGTGATCCGCTGGTCCTCGCAGGTCGGCAACCTGTGGCGGGAGGGCCGTGACATCGCGGTGGAGAACCACAGCGGCGCCAGGAAGTGGTCCTCGATCAAGTACAACTACGCGTACAACGCCAAGCTGGCGCCCTTCCAGCGGCCGGGCCGCTGGAACGACCCGGACTTCCTGCTCGCCGGCGACTCCGGTCTGTCCACCCGGCAGATCCAGAGCCAGATGTCGCTGTGGGCCGTGATGGCCGCGCCGCTGATCTCCAGCACCGACCTGACGAAGATCTCCCCGGCCGCCCTCAAAGTGCTCGGCAACCGGGACGTCATCGCCGTGGACCAGGACCCGAAGGGCGTCCAGGGCCGCGTCGTCCAGCAGGGCACCGGCTACGACGTGCTGTCCAAGCCGCTGCGGAACGGGGACCACGCGGTCGCGCTCTTCAACTCCGGCGACTCGGCGCAGACGCTCACCACCACGGCGAAGACGGCCGGCCTGCCGAAGGTCCGCGCCTACGAACTGCGCGATCTGAACACCGGGCGCACGACCCGGACCGCGGGGAAGATCTCGGTACGGGTACCGGCGCACGCGACGGTGCTCTACCGGGTGCACCCGCGGCGGTGA